A region from the Halosolutus gelatinilyticus genome encodes:
- a CDS encoding aminotransferase class III-fold pyridoxal phosphate-dependent enzyme, whose translation MDRDTVEPQVERIPGERAKRWVDYHHEFAAPSTYVYEFVWDAQADAIGPFCTDVDGNVLMDFTSHVAAAPLGYNNPAVRDRLDAFDLVDPLKIAGQDFYVSGGGPPEDPDFPGPTQLMDRLIAMTDHYDMDRVFLSNSGAEAVENAIKICYASGGHRAVTFDGAFHGRTLGALSLNRSKAVHRTGYPEVPGVVSVPYPASDEAYETRWRTDGPGGNVLADKLDPDRGIIDPDELAFVILEPIQGEGGYRAAHPEFARDLEAIRDRYSVKIIADEIQSGLGRTGELWAVDHLDLTPDVITSAKGLRVGATVSRSDVFPERTGRLSSTWGAGDLIAAMQGVLTIDAIHEENLLENVRERGEQLRAVVEERDREAVVDVRGRGLMVAVEFDTKARREAVVEAAFERGLLTLGCGYKTLRLLPPLDVTEREIDLGARLLFEAIDDADDSR comes from the coding sequence ATGGACCGAGACACGGTCGAGCCGCAGGTCGAGCGGATACCCGGCGAGCGAGCGAAGCGGTGGGTCGACTACCACCACGAGTTCGCCGCCCCGAGCACCTACGTCTACGAATTCGTCTGGGACGCCCAGGCCGACGCGATCGGCCCCTTCTGCACCGACGTGGACGGCAACGTTCTCATGGACTTTACGAGCCACGTCGCCGCCGCGCCGCTCGGCTACAACAACCCCGCGGTCCGGGACCGACTCGACGCGTTCGACCTCGTCGATCCGCTGAAGATCGCCGGCCAAGATTTCTACGTCAGCGGCGGCGGGCCGCCCGAGGATCCCGACTTCCCCGGCCCGACGCAGCTGATGGATCGACTGATCGCGATGACCGACCACTACGATATGGATCGGGTCTTCCTCTCGAACTCGGGGGCCGAGGCGGTCGAGAACGCCATCAAGATCTGCTACGCGTCGGGCGGTCACCGCGCGGTCACCTTCGACGGGGCGTTCCACGGTCGCACCCTCGGCGCGCTCTCGCTCAACCGATCGAAAGCCGTCCACCGAACCGGCTATCCCGAGGTTCCCGGCGTCGTCAGCGTCCCTTACCCGGCGTCGGACGAAGCGTACGAAACCCGCTGGCGAACCGACGGCCCCGGCGGCAACGTCCTCGCGGACAAACTCGACCCCGACCGAGGGATCATCGATCCCGACGAACTCGCGTTCGTGATCCTCGAACCGATCCAGGGAGAGGGCGGCTACCGGGCCGCCCACCCCGAGTTCGCCCGCGACCTCGAAGCGATCCGGGACCGCTACAGCGTCAAGATCATCGCGGACGAGATCCAGTCCGGGCTCGGTCGCACCGGCGAACTCTGGGCCGTCGACCACCTCGACCTCACGCCGGACGTCATCACCAGCGCGAAGGGGCTGCGCGTCGGCGCGACCGTCTCCCGATCGGACGTGTTTCCCGAGCGGACCGGGCGACTCTCCTCCACCTGGGGCGCCGGCGACCTCATCGCCGCGATGCAGGGCGTGCTGACGATCGACGCGATTCACGAGGAGAACCTCCTCGAGAACGTCCGCGAGCGCGGCGAGCAGCTCAGAGCCGTCGTCGAGGAACGGGATCGCGAGGCGGTGGTCGACGTCCGCGGTCGCGGGCTGATGGTCGCCGTCGAGTTCGACACCAAAGCGCGCCGCGAGGCCGTCGTCGAGGCGGCGTTCGAGCGCGGCTTGCTCACCCTCGGCTGCGGCTACAAGACGCTCCGACTGCTGCCGCCGCTGGACGTGACCGAACGCGAGATCGACCTCGGCGCCCGGCTCCTCTTCGAGGCGATCGACGACGCGGACGATTCGAGGTGA
- a CDS encoding CDP-alcohol phosphatidyltransferase family protein, whose translation MSDRDPPIGLGNLREWRTRATIDRTQLSDGDFLRALSIADYCSLTSLLFAWTAALLIVSGELNWGIVAMFAAFGFDKLDGYVARRGYGSEYGLQIDSFIDVFAYLVTAALIYHVALAPTFVASLVVGFAIAGFGGLRLVRHAHEGFSSDDQGSFYRGITVVHVNVVVVGAYILAQFVDAWNGWITAALVLAVAPLMISNYRCYKTNVGHVLVAAGGIAASVVAVALELGYL comes from the coding sequence ATGAGTGACCGTGACCCCCCGATCGGGCTGGGGAACCTTCGCGAGTGGCGAACCCGGGCAACGATCGACCGAACGCAACTCTCCGACGGCGACTTTCTCAGGGCGCTCTCGATCGCCGATTACTGCAGTTTGACGTCGCTGCTGTTCGCCTGGACCGCCGCGTTGCTCATCGTCTCCGGCGAACTGAACTGGGGGATCGTCGCCATGTTCGCCGCGTTCGGGTTCGACAAGCTCGACGGCTACGTCGCGAGGCGCGGCTACGGGTCGGAGTACGGGCTCCAGATCGACTCCTTCATCGACGTCTTCGCGTATCTGGTCACCGCTGCGCTGATCTACCACGTCGCGCTCGCGCCGACGTTCGTGGCGAGCCTGGTCGTCGGTTTCGCGATCGCCGGCTTCGGCGGCCTGCGGCTCGTCCGTCACGCCCACGAGGGCTTTAGTTCGGACGATCAGGGGAGTTTCTACCGCGGCATCACGGTCGTTCACGTCAACGTCGTGGTCGTCGGCGCGTACATCCTCGCGCAGTTCGTCGACGCCTGGAACGGCTGGATCACGGCCGCCCTCGTCCTGGCCGTCGCGCCGCTCATGATCTCGAACTATCGCTGTTACAAGACGAACGTGGGCCACGTTCTCGTGGCGGCCGGCGGCATCGCGGCGAGCGTCGTCGCCGTCGCGCTCGAACTCGGCTATCTATGA
- a CDS encoding MgtC/SapB family protein translates to MNGVTLQLADAPLDDAVVRIALAGALGMFLGLEREWSQKSAGIRTFSLISLLAAVFTILALEESTVGQGLLILGGLLVIVQGVLLAVKGLLDEEEDAGLSLTTSVSMLVAYGVGALVAANFIIEGVTVAVLSSLLLVLKRELHAFAWGLSREEMRSTTEFAILAFVIYPLLPARYDLTVGPITIPLEPQVIWLMVVAVAGIGIVNYAIVSTYGGRGIAITGFFGGLASSTAVVGTMLDHVRQRPEASSYAVAAILLANAAMAARNLAIAVGFTVGSGTPVLVEAIVPLGAVILIAFAVAAVTADWGESGPMELESPFSLKNALGFGAVFLVVLVFGSLAENWFGTLGFYATAVASGFVSSAGATTSAVVLYRGGQLGAAEATIAILLATVSSILVKAMLAATSTNDGFRNQVATYSALLLIGGAVAAAAIVVI, encoded by the coding sequence GTGAACGGAGTTACGTTGCAACTCGCGGACGCCCCGCTCGACGACGCGGTCGTCCGAATCGCGCTCGCCGGCGCGCTGGGGATGTTCCTCGGCCTGGAGCGCGAGTGGTCGCAGAAGTCGGCCGGCATCCGGACGTTCTCACTGATCAGTCTGCTCGCCGCCGTGTTCACCATTCTCGCGCTCGAAGAGTCCACCGTCGGACAGGGGCTGCTGATCCTCGGCGGGCTGCTCGTGATCGTCCAGGGCGTCCTGCTCGCGGTCAAGGGGCTGCTCGACGAGGAAGAGGACGCCGGGCTCTCGCTGACGACGTCGGTTTCGATGCTGGTCGCCTATGGCGTCGGGGCGCTCGTCGCCGCCAATTTCATCATCGAGGGCGTCACCGTGGCCGTCCTCTCGTCGCTGCTGCTCGTGCTCAAACGCGAGCTCCACGCGTTCGCGTGGGGACTCTCGCGCGAGGAGATGCGATCGACGACCGAGTTCGCGATCCTGGCGTTCGTCATCTATCCGCTGTTGCCTGCCCGGTACGACCTCACCGTCGGCCCGATCACGATCCCGCTCGAACCGCAGGTGATCTGGCTGATGGTCGTCGCCGTCGCGGGGATCGGCATCGTCAACTACGCGATCGTCTCGACCTACGGCGGCCGGGGCATCGCGATCACCGGCTTCTTCGGCGGGCTGGCCTCCTCGACGGCCGTCGTCGGGACGATGCTCGATCACGTCCGCCAGCGACCCGAGGCATCCTCGTACGCCGTCGCCGCGATCCTGCTCGCGAACGCCGCGATGGCCGCCCGGAACCTCGCGATCGCCGTCGGCTTCACGGTGGGTAGCGGCACCCCGGTTCTCGTCGAGGCGATCGTCCCGCTGGGGGCGGTCATCCTGATCGCGTTCGCGGTCGCCGCCGTCACGGCGGACTGGGGAGAATCCGGCCCGATGGAACTCGAGAGCCCGTTCTCGCTGAAGAACGCCCTCGGTTTCGGCGCCGTCTTCCTCGTCGTCCTCGTCTTCGGATCGCTGGCCGAGAACTGGTTCGGCACCCTCGGCTTCTACGCGACGGCGGTCGCGAGCGGCTTCGTCTCCAGTGCCGGCGCGACGACGTCGGCGGTCGTCCTCTACCGCGGCGGGCAACTCGGTGCCGCCGAAGCGACGATCGCGATCCTGCTCGCGACGGTTTCGAGCATTCTCGTGAAGGCGATGCTCGCGGCGACCTCGACGAACGACGGCTTCCGCAATCAGGTCGCGACCTACAGCGCGCTCCTCCTGATCGGCGGCGCCGTCGCGGCGGCAGCCATCGTCGTCATCTAG
- a CDS encoding macro domain-containing protein, which yields MEFDVVQGDIAEQSADALVNAAGTSLEMGSGVAGALRRRAGEGLNEEATEKGPVDLGEVAVTDAYDLDADYVIHAAAMPHYGDGRATEESIRDATRNALETADDRRCRSIVLPALGCGVAGFDLEDGARIICETIREYEPTSLADVRFIAYSDEEYGTLLEIADEVRGSTGE from the coding sequence ATGGAGTTCGACGTCGTGCAAGGCGACATCGCGGAACAGTCCGCCGACGCGCTGGTCAACGCCGCCGGAACGAGCCTCGAGATGGGTTCCGGCGTCGCCGGCGCGCTCCGACGGCGAGCGGGCGAAGGGCTCAACGAGGAGGCCACCGAGAAGGGGCCGGTTGATCTCGGCGAGGTCGCGGTCACCGACGCGTACGATCTCGACGCCGACTACGTCATCCACGCGGCGGCGATGCCTCACTACGGGGACGGCCGGGCGACCGAGGAGAGCATCCGCGACGCGACGCGAAACGCGCTCGAGACGGCCGACGATCGCCGCTGTCGATCGATCGTTCTGCCGGCGCTCGGCTGCGGCGTCGCCGGCTTCGACCTCGAGGACGGCGCGCGGATCATCTGCGAGACGATCCGGGAGTACGAGCCGACGTCGCTCGCGGACGTCCGGTTCATCGCGTACAGCGACGAGGAGTACGGGACGCTGCTCGAAATCGCGGACGAGGTCCGGGGTTCGACGGGCGAGTAG
- the purM gene encoding phosphoribosylformylglycinamidine cyclo-ligase — MTDSAGDGNGTDGERLTYADTGVDIEASDDATAALLQAFGSGLTTEYAGLLDIGDRYLALATDGVGTKLLVAEAVGDFSTIGIDCIAMNVNDLVAAGVEPVAFVDYLAIDEPDDALANEIGEGLAVGLEESGMTLLGGETAVMPEVVNGFDLAGTCAGLAGKDEIIDGDAEVGDALVGFSSNGIHSNGLTLAREAATRNHDYADPFPGDEARTIGEEFLRPTRIYTHLLEPMCEHGVRAAAHVTGGGWTNLLRMGDRKYVIDDPLLAQPVFEFVQEEGNVTDEEMHRTFNMGTGFVVALPDDRATDLVAETDGQVIGRVEEGASVEIRGLSLS, encoded by the coding sequence ATGACCGATTCAGCGGGCGATGGGAACGGAACCGACGGGGAACGCCTCACCTACGCCGACACCGGCGTCGACATCGAGGCCAGCGACGATGCGACGGCGGCGCTGTTGCAGGCGTTCGGCAGTGGGCTGACCACCGAGTACGCCGGCCTGCTCGACATCGGCGATCGCTACCTCGCACTCGCGACCGACGGCGTCGGCACGAAACTGCTCGTCGCCGAGGCGGTCGGGGACTTCTCGACGATCGGCATCGACTGCATCGCGATGAACGTTAACGACCTCGTCGCCGCGGGCGTCGAACCCGTCGCGTTCGTCGACTACCTCGCGATCGACGAACCCGACGACGCCCTCGCGAACGAGATCGGCGAGGGACTGGCCGTCGGTTTAGAGGAGTCCGGGATGACCCTGCTGGGCGGCGAGACGGCCGTCATGCCCGAGGTCGTAAACGGCTTCGACCTCGCGGGGACCTGCGCCGGCCTCGCCGGCAAAGACGAGATCATAGACGGCGACGCCGAAGTCGGCGACGCCCTCGTCGGCTTCTCCTCGAACGGCATCCACTCGAACGGGCTCACGCTCGCCCGCGAGGCCGCAACCCGAAACCACGACTACGCCGACCCGTTCCCGGGCGACGAAGCGCGAACGATCGGCGAGGAATTCCTGCGCCCGACCCGGATCTACACCCACCTCCTGGAGCCGATGTGCGAACACGGCGTCCGCGCGGCGGCCCACGTCACCGGCGGCGGCTGGACCAACCTGCTGCGCATGGGCGATCGAAAGTACGTGATCGACGATCCCCTGCTCGCCCAACCGGTCTTCGAATTCGTCCAGGAGGAAGGCAACGTGACGGACGAGGAGATGCACCGCACGTTCAACATGGGCACCGGGTTCGTCGTCGCGCTGCCCGACGATCGCGCGACCGACCTCGTCGCAGAGACGGACGGGCAGGTCATCGGCCGCGTCGAGGAGGGCGCGTCGGTCGAGATTCGCGGACTCTCGCTGTCGTAA
- the dpsA gene encoding DNA starvation/stationary phase protection protein DpsA, giving the protein MSTQKTVRQSADSVEGNELRLDQEKAEQIVDALNTELANSYVLYHQLKKHHWVVEGAEFLPLHEFFEEAYEHVEEAADVIAERAQALGGVPVSGPANLEARATVEFEGEDVYDIRTMMRNDLEMYGDIIESLRDSIELAENLGDYATAEILREILVTTEEDGHHFEHYLEDDTLVLEEATK; this is encoded by the coding sequence ATGAGCACCCAGAAAACCGTCCGTCAGTCGGCGGACTCCGTCGAGGGGAACGAGCTCCGGCTCGACCAGGAGAAAGCCGAACAGATCGTCGACGCGTTGAACACGGAGCTGGCGAACTCGTACGTCCTGTACCACCAGCTCAAGAAGCACCACTGGGTCGTCGAGGGCGCCGAGTTCCTTCCGCTCCACGAGTTCTTCGAGGAGGCCTACGAGCACGTCGAGGAAGCGGCCGACGTGATCGCCGAGCGCGCGCAGGCGCTCGGCGGCGTCCCCGTCTCCGGCCCCGCGAACCTCGAAGCGCGCGCGACGGTCGAGTTCGAGGGCGAAGACGTCTACGACATCCGGACGATGATGCGCAACGACCTCGAGATGTACGGCGACATCATCGAGTCGCTGCGCGACAGCATCGAACTCGCGGAGAACCTCGGCGACTACGCGACGGCCGAGATCCTGCGCGAGATCCTGGTGACGACCGAGGAGGACGGCCACCACTTCGAGCACTACCTCGAGGACGACACGCTGGTGCTCGAAGAGGCGACGAAGTAA
- a CDS encoding metal-dependent hydrolase: MTTTHALMGVAVAAVALPGVGEPAPVAAVLAAAFLGGVAPDLDLVATHRKTLHFPALLPVATGVVGLRLHADGTVAGVVLFAFLGSAALHSVVDVLGGGVEPEPWRRTSQEAVYNHLLGRWHRPKRWVRYAGAPEDFLLTAVCGIVVVTTATPSAFDRLAIGLVLFSGLFALVRKRIPDLIDAASRSIPLP, encoded by the coding sequence ATGACGACGACGCACGCGTTGATGGGCGTCGCGGTCGCGGCGGTCGCACTTCCGGGAGTCGGCGAACCCGCTCCGGTTGCGGCGGTTCTTGCGGCGGCGTTCCTCGGCGGGGTCGCTCCCGACCTGGACCTCGTCGCGACTCACCGAAAGACGCTCCACTTCCCGGCGCTGCTCCCCGTCGCGACCGGCGTCGTCGGCCTCCGGCTACACGCCGACGGCACCGTCGCGGGCGTCGTACTGTTCGCGTTTCTCGGCTCCGCAGCCCTCCACTCCGTCGTGGACGTCCTCGGCGGCGGCGTCGAGCCGGAGCCGTGGCGACGAACCTCGCAGGAGGCGGTCTACAATCACCTCCTCGGACGATGGCACCGGCCGAAGCGGTGGGTTCGGTACGCCGGCGCGCCCGAGGACTTCCTGTTGACGGCCGTCTGCGGGATCGTCGTCGTCACTACCGCGACGCCGTCGGCGTTCGATCGGCTCGCGATCGGGCTCGTGCTGTTCTCCGGACTCTTCGCGCTCGTCCGCAAGCGAATCCCCGACCTGATCGACGCCGCGTCGCGATCGATACCGCTCCCCTGA
- a CDS encoding DUF2891 domain-containing protein, whose product MTAFESVDPERILSGRSDLIDADLAADLSRYPLDSVDTEFPHWVGSIDDPDEWERPAEQHPVFYGCFDWHSAVHSHWCLIRQLRLFDDHPAESEIRSGMDARFTAENVDREVAYFERNESFEKPYGWAWLLRLAAELHQWNSNRAMEWRDVLRPLEDRIVTLVETELLAQLRPFRVGTHQNTAFALQCVLDYARVIGADSLAAETVDASREMFLDDKDYPIEYEPLGWDFLSPALVEADLMRRVLDRDEFSAWIDGFLPDVTTAPYDSLLEPVSVESKDDGGIELHLVGLNLSKAWCLADVAAVLDGHRYADPLERSAKRHAERGLARAFTDDYAGAHWLSSFALYLVSRNDGGIAPT is encoded by the coding sequence ATGACAGCCTTTGAATCGGTCGATCCGGAGCGAATCCTGTCGGGACGAAGCGATTTGATCGACGCCGACCTCGCGGCGGACCTCTCGCGATATCCGCTGGACAGCGTCGACACGGAGTTTCCACACTGGGTCGGTTCGATCGATGACCCCGACGAGTGGGAGCGGCCGGCGGAGCAGCATCCGGTGTTTTACGGCTGTTTCGACTGGCACTCCGCGGTGCACAGCCACTGGTGTCTGATCCGCCAGCTTCGGCTGTTCGACGACCACCCCGCCGAATCTGAGATCCGATCGGGGATGGACGCGCGGTTCACGGCCGAGAACGTCGACCGGGAAGTCGCGTACTTCGAGCGGAACGAGTCCTTCGAGAAACCCTACGGCTGGGCGTGGTTGCTGCGCCTCGCGGCGGAACTCCACCAGTGGAACTCCAATCGCGCGATGGAGTGGCGGGACGTCCTTCGTCCCCTCGAAGATCGCATCGTAACGCTCGTCGAAACCGAGTTGCTCGCGCAATTGAGACCGTTCAGGGTTGGCACCCACCAGAACACCGCGTTCGCGCTGCAGTGCGTCCTCGATTACGCGCGGGTGATCGGCGCCGACTCGCTCGCGGCCGAGACCGTCGACGCGTCGCGGGAGATGTTCCTCGACGACAAGGACTATCCGATCGAGTACGAGCCCCTCGGCTGGGACTTCCTGTCGCCGGCGCTGGTCGAGGCGGATCTGATGCGGCGCGTCCTCGATCGCGACGAGTTCTCGGCCTGGATCGACGGCTTCCTCCCCGACGTGACGACCGCACCGTACGATTCGCTTCTCGAACCCGTATCGGTGGAGTCGAAGGACGACGGTGGTATCGAACTCCACCTCGTCGGGTTGAACCTCTCGAAGGCGTGGTGTCTGGCCGACGTCGCGGCTGTTCTCGACGGGCACCGGTACGCCGACCCGCTCGAACGCAGCGCGAAGCGACACGCCGAACGCGGCCTGGCGCGGGCGTTCACCGACGATTACGCCGGGGCCCACTGGCTGTCCTCGTTCGCGTTGTACCTGGTGTCGAGAAACGACGGCGGCATCGCGCCGACGTGA
- a CDS encoding metalloprotease encodes MSYRTRGEPEPELTFSDKELFDLGLAWVTLSVAFALLLAPIHLGGVTLGSFVVMIGLSFVTVGVAFLLHELAHKVVAIEYGQIAEFRADYQMLFLAIMSALIGFLFAAPGAVYHRGRITVRENGHIALAGPVTNLLLALLFFPLLIFPGILGTVGHLGVLINLFLAAFNMIPFGPLDGKSVLRWSKPVFALAFGASGLLLVGFYSIFGFI; translated from the coding sequence ATGAGCTATCGAACGCGAGGGGAGCCGGAGCCTGAACTCACGTTCAGCGACAAGGAGCTGTTCGACCTCGGCCTCGCCTGGGTCACGCTGAGCGTCGCCTTCGCGCTGCTGCTGGCGCCGATTCATCTGGGAGGCGTGACCCTCGGCTCGTTCGTGGTGATGATCGGACTGAGCTTCGTCACCGTGGGCGTCGCCTTCCTGTTGCACGAACTCGCCCACAAGGTCGTCGCGATCGAGTACGGCCAGATCGCGGAGTTCCGCGCGGACTACCAGATGCTCTTCCTGGCGATCATGAGCGCTCTGATCGGCTTCCTCTTCGCCGCGCCGGGGGCGGTCTATCACCGCGGGCGGATCACGGTGCGGGAGAACGGTCACATCGCGCTCGCCGGACCGGTAACGAATCTCCTGCTCGCGCTCCTGTTCTTCCCGTTGCTGATCTTTCCGGGGATCCTGGGAACCGTCGGCCACCTCGGGGTCCTGATCAACCTCTTTCTGGCCGCGTTCAACATGATCCCGTTCGGCCCGCTCGACGGGAAGTCGGTGCTCCGGTGGAGTAAACCCGTCTTCGCCCTGGCGTTCGGCGCGAGCGGGCTCCTGCTCGTCGGCTTTTACTCGATCTTCGGATTCATCTAA
- a CDS encoding GNAT family N-acetyltransferase gives MGGLPLWKLTRNRYGRALYDRLRRRGFAAAALDTFRRPASAYDGTPNGGGAPTIDLAVREPSDEATRDELDVPYKAADASAADLVVVARDGETPIGQVFLSFDETIHIAELDREMAFDGPYVWRLYVAPGHRNRGLGSRLLAAAIGESRSRWGVRPLYALIAVDNRPSRRLFESHGFDPGTRRRYVRCGPFEKRWRSADP, from the coding sequence ATGGGCGGACTTCCGCTGTGGAAACTCACGCGAAACCGGTACGGTCGAGCGCTCTACGACCGCCTTCGCCGGCGCGGATTCGCGGCCGCCGCGCTGGATACGTTTCGCCGACCCGCTTCGGCGTACGATGGGACGCCGAACGGCGGCGGAGCGCCGACGATCGACCTCGCGGTTCGCGAGCCGTCCGACGAGGCGACGCGGGACGAGCTCGACGTGCCGTACAAGGCGGCCGACGCGAGCGCCGCGGATCTGGTGGTAGTGGCCCGGGACGGCGAGACGCCGATCGGCCAGGTATTCCTCAGTTTCGACGAGACGATCCACATCGCGGAACTCGATCGGGAGATGGCGTTCGACGGTCCGTACGTCTGGCGGCTCTACGTCGCCCCGGGCCACCGAAACAGGGGTCTCGGTTCGCGGTTGCTCGCGGCGGCAATCGGAGAATCCCGGAGCCGGTGGGGAGTCCGCCCGTTGTACGCGCTGATCGCGGTCGACAACCGTCCGTCGCGGCGGCTGTTCGAGTCCCACGGCTTCGATCCCGGTACCCGGCGGCGGTACGTCCGCTGCGGCCCGTTCGAAAAACGCTGGCGCTCCGCCGACCCCTGA
- a CDS encoding CehA/McbA family metallohydrolase encodes MTSGRASDRGPSEPVDAASRSVSIDLHVHSEGSYDCRTRIVDVLERAAEIGLDGVCITDHDAIEQSLAAAEIAPEYGLVGIPGAEVSSRDGHVLAIGVDRCPEPGRPFDRTVVEIRNRGGIAVVPHPFQRSRHGVARSVIDDCDGIEVHNAMGLTGIRNRQAFRFAADRGVPTIAGSDAHAPCVLGRAYTNVFLESDEADPVEQDALLAAIAAGRTAPIGSLAPTTRWARKYATNVGFKLRSGLGRLRHFG; translated from the coding sequence ATGACCTCGGGCCGAGCCTCCGACCGGGGACCGTCCGAACCCGTCGACGCGGCCTCTCGGTCCGTCTCGATCGACCTCCACGTCCACTCCGAGGGATCCTACGACTGTCGGACGCGGATCGTGGACGTCCTCGAACGCGCCGCCGAGATCGGCCTGGACGGCGTCTGTATCACCGACCACGATGCGATCGAGCAGTCGCTCGCGGCGGCCGAAATCGCTCCCGAGTACGGACTGGTCGGGATCCCGGGTGCCGAAGTGTCGAGTCGCGACGGCCACGTTCTCGCGATCGGCGTCGATCGCTGCCCCGAACCCGGTCGGCCGTTCGATCGAACGGTGGTCGAGATCCGCAATCGCGGCGGAATCGCCGTCGTTCCGCACCCCTTTCAGCGGAGTCGTCACGGGGTCGCTCGGTCGGTTATCGACGACTGCGACGGAATCGAAGTCCACAACGCGATGGGACTCACCGGGATTCGAAACCGCCAGGCCTTCCGATTTGCAGCCGATCGCGGCGTGCCGACGATCGCGGGCAGCGACGCCCACGCACCCTGCGTTCTCGGCAGGGCGTACACGAACGTCTTCCTCGAGTCCGACGAGGCCGATCCGGTCGAACAAGACGCCCTTCTCGCGGCGATCGCGGCGGGGCGAACCGCCCCGATCGGTTCGCTGGCCCCGACGACGCGGTGGGCGCGGAAGTACGCGACGAACGTCGGGTTCAAACTCCGATCCGGGCTAGGACGGCTCCGCCACTTCGGATGA